The DNA segment GGTTATATTTCCGGAGAAACCCTTCGACGGGTCGACCAATACGGCGAATGCCTTGTCATTAGCAAATGGAAATCCCGGGCGGATTGGGAACGTTGGTATGAGCGACCGGAGCGGGCCATTATTCAGCAAAAAATCGATGATCTGCTGGGATCATCCACCGTCTACGAAATTTATGAATATGACTGAAAATGACGACCATTATTTTATACCTGAATCTTGAAAAAAT comes from the Candidatus Desulfatibia profunda genome and includes:
- a CDS encoding antibiotic biosynthesis monooxygenase translates to MTIKILMKRQVPEDKFKALKELIDQLRSATTGQPGYISGETLRRVDQYGECLVISKWKSRADWERWYERPERAIIQQKIDDLLGSSTVYEIYEYD